The Mus pahari chromosome 5, PAHARI_EIJ_v1.1, whole genome shotgun sequence genomic sequence GACCCCtggagcttgttttgttttgtgtttccatattttCACACTCTTCTCACATATAAAAGAGAATCAGATGGCATCAGTACACAAATAGTGCCCATCATTCCCACTCCACAAAGGAAAAGGTGATGTTCTAAATTCCTTCAGCACTATAGCAATGGCAAGGGTTCCCACCAACCTCAGCACCAAGGACACCCGCTCAGGAAATGCTCTGGAAGCAGAAGGTGCCCTCCCTCCTACAAGGGAGCTTGACCCAAGCCCAAGGCCTTTCTTAAGGCATCTTTAAATTCTTTGTTCCTCAGGCAGTAGATCAAGGGGTTCAAGATGGGTGTGAGAACTGTATACAGAACAGAGATGAGTTTGTTGGAGCTCCGGGTATCGATGGCCTGGGGCCTTACATACATGAAGAGCAAAGCCGTGTAGAAAATGGTGACcacagtgaggtgggaggcaCAGGTGGAGAAGGCTCTCCACCGGCCTGTGGCTGAAGGGATACGTAGCACGGCCAGGGTGATGTGGCCATAGGAGAGAATGGTGGCCAGGAGTGGGAACACCAGAATGATGAAGGCCAGGATGAAGTCCACCAGCTCTGCAGTAGANAAGTCAGTGCAGGCCAGCTTGAGGATGGGGGAGatgtcacagaagaagtggtTCAAGACATTGGAGCCACAGAAGGTGGCGCTGGAGATAAAGTAGACCTTAATCACAGAGATGGTGAAGCCACTTGCAAAAGAGAAGGCCACAAGCTGGACACACAGCCCTGTGGTCATAATGACTTGGTAGCGCAGGGGgtggcagatggccacatagcggtcataggccatggaaGCCAAGAGTACACACTCTGTACACACCAGGGAGCTGAAGAAGTAGAGCTGAGTCATGCATCCAATGAAAGAGATGCGTTTCCTCTGCAAGAGGAAGCCGTCCAGCATCTTGGGGATGATGTCACAAACATACCAGATCTCCAAGGTGGACATGATGCCCAGGAAGTAGTACATGGGTCTGTGGAGGGAGGCGCTGCTCCAGACAGTGAGGATGATGGCCAGGTTCTCCACCAGTACAAAGAGGTAgatgagcaggaagaggaggaagagcaggtaCTGCAGCCTGGGGGCTGTGGGGAAGCCCAGCAGGATGAAGGTGCTGACCTTGGTGATGTTCTCCCCCCTCATCCTTCTGTACCTGAAAGAATCAACACGGCATTGGGCCAGGAGAAAGGTAGCCAGCAAGAAGAACAGGCAGCCAAATCTGCAGAAACAGAAATgccagggaaagaaaaaaaacaaaacaaaaaaacaaactataagtGTAGTTAGTACTTGATACCAGATGCTGTGACTCTGATGCTGGGCTTAGAAAtagactcactctctctctctctctctctctctctctctctctctctctctcactctctctctccccccacaggGCTGTCGAGACTGTGGTCTGCACCCTGGAACCATGTAGCAGATATGTGAACATGAGATGCAGCAGATCTGTGAACATGAGATGCAGCAGATCTGTGAACATGAGAGAGTGGTGGGCTCCTTCTGCCTGCTCTCTAGGCAAGTGCCTCACCATTGCTAGGGTCACCTGCGACTTACCATTTTGGTTCTAACCATTCCTTCTACATTAGCAGAGGTTAGACCTTTGTTTGGTTTcagagaagatttttttaaatagtaattaGGGCTTCCGGGATGGTTGGTTCAGGTTATGGAGACCCTATAATCAGGCATTCCCTTGGGACTGGTTTTCAGACACAGGATGGTGTCTCCATCCTTGTCTCTATAGAGCACATGAGACATCAACAGTGAAAGAATTTCAGCACCATTCTGGGCCAGGGAAAGCCTGAACTCTGGTGTCTAAAGGCAGCAGGCTCGAGGGAGTCTAGAATAGCACTGAGATGCTAAACTCAACAAGATGAAGGGCATCTTTACTCTTTCCATGTCTAAGTAACGCGGGTCATCTCCCCGTGCCTCACTGCAGTTGGGAATGCGCCTCGTCTTCACTTTCAGTCTGTGGATTTACCTATGGCCATGGCTGCACCGGGGCACAAAACATGATTTTCTAACACCAAGGCTGCTGCTCTCTGCATGAGATACCAAGAAGAGAAAAAGTGGACCCATGCGGGTGCTAGCTAGGCTAGGCGGTTAGGGCGGGAAGCCGCGGTGCCTGGTGCTGTCTAGAACTACTCTCTTAGAGTTCAGAAGCGAAGGTCACAGGATGAGCCAAGCAGTGAAAGGAGAAGCAGGGAATCCTATCTGAGAAGGACATGCCAGGCTACAGGGAGCAGGATGTTCTATCAACCTAAGGCAAGTGTTTGAGATCAACAAGCCATCCAGCGTTCCTTCAGGATGGGTCTGGCTATGTTTGCTGCTGAATACTATAGAACACTTCCCAGCCATCCAGAAAGGGCCGGCCTGTCAGTCATGTCTGATTACAGCAACTGGAATAGAGCAGAGGGAGGTCACTGAAGAACGGAGAGCTTTGtctgggctcatggtttcagagggatttttttttgttacattaGCCTTGCTGCTCTCAGCCTCTGGTGATCTAAGCCCATCCTGGCAAGAGTGTGTGGTAAAGGAGGCTGTCCACCCCATGACAGTAGTGATCACGGGAAAATAGCCAGGGGACCCAGCATCCTTTTCAGGAGCGCATGTCCGGTGACCTAACTCCTTCCTAGTAGCACCCCCGAGGCTTCTCCATTCCCCTGCAGCTCCTCCAACTGTAATGAGTCCTTTGACAGATGAACCTTCAAAGGACTTCATggtttaaatgtaaatgtaaaatgccTCCTGCAGACTCTTgttgtttaaatacttggtccccagccaGGACATTTGGCTTAGTTTAGGTGAAGTGGGTCTTGAAGGCCATATATGATTCTGGAGAAGGCTCAAGCTCTCTGCTTCTTAATTCTCTATGTTGTGGGAAAAGAAGCACAAGTAACTGTAAGCCACAACaaacctttcctctcttcagttgtttctgtcactgtggcaagaaaagtaacaaatgcaGTGGACACTCAAGGAAAATATCAACCAAGCCTGTCTATGGCTCCCCAAGATGAACAGTAAAGGTTTCAAATgacaaacagcacacacacacacacacacacacacacacacacacacacacacacgcaacatCAAGGCAGAAGACCCCTGAAGCATCCAGATAGAGTGAAGTGGAAGGTCAGCTGGGTCAGATTTGGTCTCCAGTCCCAAACATTGGGAGTTCAGAATACAACAGGGCAGTTTCCACGGAGTAACCAGTTGTACCAtctctgtgtgactgtggccTG encodes the following:
- the LOC110322291 gene encoding olfactory receptor 6B2 isoform X2, whose amino-acid sequence is MRGENITKVSTFILLGFPTAPRLQYLLFLLFLLIYLFVLVENLAIILTVWSSASLHRPMYYFLGIMSTLEIWYVCDIIPKMLDGFLLQRKRISFIGCMTQLYFFSSLVCTECVLLASMAYDRYVAICHPLRYQVIMTTGLCVQLVAFSFASGFTISVIKVYFISSATFCGSNVLNHFFCDISPILKLACTDXSTAELVDFILAFIILVFPLLATILSYGHITLAVLRIPSATGRWRAFSTCASHLTVVTIFYTALLFMYVRPQAIDTRSSNKLISVLYTVLTPILNPLIYCLRNKEFKDALRKALGLGQAPL
- the LOC110322291 gene encoding olfactory receptor 6B3 isoform X1 codes for the protein MRGENITKVSTFILLGFPTAPRLQYLLFLLFLLIYLFVLVENLAIILTVWSSASLHRPMYYFLGIMSTLEIWYVCDIIPKMLDGFLLQRKRISFIGCMTQLYFFSSLVCTECVLLASMAYDRYVAICHPLRYQVIMTTGLCVQLVAFSFASGFTISVIKVYFISSATFCGSNVLNHFFCDISPILKLACTDXSTAELVDFILAFIILVFPLLATILSYGHITLAVLRIPSATGRWRAFSTCASHLTVVTIFYTALLFMYVRPQAIDTRSSNKLISVLYTVLTPILNPLIYCLRNKEFKDALRKALGLVSCSIKRVSS